A region from the Aliarcobacter thereius LMG 24486 genome encodes:
- the tig gene encoding trigger factor, whose amino-acid sequence MEFKTNRLDEANIEITATLKKEQIEKNLDKVAKEAAKTMNIQGFRKGKVPVNVVKQRYADKLQEDAQGEAIREVLNGGLKELDVKSSDLVGEPSITKFDKKDNGDIEIEISVATTPKIELGDYKKLVPAVKAIEVAAKKIDERIEEIASQSAPLTKISRKRAVKSGDYAVIDFEGFVDNIAFEGGKAEKYPLQVGSNSFIPGFEEQVIGMKYDEEKDVVVSFPAEYQAKDLAGKEAVFKVKLHEIQERVAGELTDEFAKQMLPNEKDATIDMLRDKIKEQLSATEKATYYREDLKPKFIEKLIKEIKFALPKTIVEQEINYALNNKIRAMSEAEINELKEDASKVEKIREELKEEASNSVKATFIIDALAKAEKIEVSDQEVSQVLYFEALQMGQNPQEVIKQYQEAGYLPAIKMSIIEEKVLSKLFDEKAK is encoded by the coding sequence ATGGAATTTAAGACAAACAGATTAGATGAAGCAAATATCGAAATAACTGCAACATTAAAAAAAGAACAGATAGAAAAAAATCTTGATAAAGTAGCAAAAGAAGCTGCAAAAACAATGAATATTCAAGGTTTTAGAAAAGGAAAAGTTCCTGTAAATGTTGTAAAACAAAGATATGCAGATAAGTTACAAGAAGATGCACAAGGTGAAGCTATTAGAGAAGTTTTAAATGGTGGATTAAAAGAGTTAGATGTTAAAAGTAGTGATTTAGTTGGAGAGCCAAGTATTACTAAATTTGATAAAAAAGATAATGGTGATATTGAAATTGAGATTTCAGTTGCAACAACTCCAAAAATTGAGCTTGGAGATTATAAAAAACTAGTTCCTGCTGTAAAAGCTATTGAAGTTGCAGCAAAAAAGATAGATGAGAGAATTGAAGAAATTGCTAGTCAATCAGCACCTTTAACAAAAATTTCAAGAAAAAGAGCTGTAAAATCTGGAGATTATGCAGTAATTGATTTTGAAGGATTTGTTGATAATATTGCTTTTGAAGGTGGAAAAGCAGAGAAATATCCTTTACAAGTTGGTTCAAATTCATTTATTCCTGGATTTGAGGAACAAGTTATTGGAATGAAATATGATGAAGAAAAAGATGTAGTTGTATCATTTCCAGCTGAATACCAAGCTAAAGATTTAGCAGGAAAAGAAGCAGTATTTAAAGTAAAACTTCATGAAATTCAAGAAAGAGTTGCTGGAGAATTAACAGATGAATTTGCTAAACAAATGCTTCCAAATGAAAAAGATGCAACAATTGATATGTTAAGAGATAAAATTAAAGAGCAATTAAGTGCAACTGAAAAAGCTACATATTATAGAGAAGATTTAAAACCTAAGTTTATTGAGAAATTAATTAAAGAGATTAAATTTGCTTTACCAAAAACAATAGTTGAGCAAGAGATTAATTATGCACTAAATAATAAAATTAGAGCTATGAGTGAAGCTGAAATAAATGAGTTAAAAGAAGATGCAAGTAAAGTTGAAAAAATAAGAGAAGAGCTTAAAGAAGAAGCTAGTAACTCTGTAAAAGCAACATTTATTATTGATGCATTAGCAAAAGCTGAAAAAATTGAAGTAAGTGATCAAGAAGTTTCTCAGGTTTTATATTTTGAAGCACTTCAAATGGGTCAAAATCCACAAGAAGTTATTAAACAATATCAAGAAGCAGGATATTTACCAGCTATTAAAATGTCAATTATAGAAGAGAAAGTTTTATCTAAACTTTTTGATGAGAAAGCAAAATAA
- a CDS encoding saccharopine dehydrogenase family protein, protein MSKKGILIIGAGGVSQVATVKCAMNIDTFEKITLASRTISKCDAIADYILKNQGVKIDTAQVDADSVDELVKLIEKVNPKLVLNVALPYQDLTIMDACTKCKVDYVDTANYEHPDEAKFEYKEQWARDKPFKDAGIMALLGSGFDPGVTGVFCAYAQQKLFDEIHYIDIMDCNAGDHGYPFATNFNPEINLREVSANGRYWEDGKWIETKPLEIRVDHHYPEIGVKPSYLLYHEELESLSKNIKGLKRIRFFMTFGDSYIQHMNCLQNVGMLGIEPVEHKGQQIIPIEFLKTLLPDPASLGPRTVGKTNIGCIIEGIKDGKPRKVYIYNICDHQECYKETGAQAVSYTTGVPAMIGSKMLYKEIWKDKGVFNIEEFDAQAFMDELMTQGLPWKILELDAK, encoded by the coding sequence ATGAGCAAAAAAGGGATTTTGATAATTGGGGCTGGTGGAGTTAGTCAAGTTGCGACTGTTAAATGTGCTATGAATATTGATACTTTTGAAAAAATAACATTGGCTTCTAGGACTATTAGCAAATGTGATGCAATAGCAGATTATATTTTAAAAAATCAAGGTGTAAAGATAGATACTGCACAAGTTGATGCAGATAGTGTTGATGAACTTGTAAAACTTATAGAAAAAGTTAATCCAAAACTAGTTTTAAATGTTGCATTACCTTATCAAGATCTTACAATAATGGATGCTTGTACAAAATGTAAAGTAGATTATGTAGATACTGCAAACTATGAGCATCCAGATGAAGCAAAATTTGAATACAAAGAGCAGTGGGCAAGAGATAAACCATTTAAAGATGCTGGGATTATGGCACTTTTAGGTTCTGGTTTTGACCCAGGAGTTACAGGAGTATTTTGCGCATATGCACAACAAAAACTTTTTGATGAGATCCATTATATAGATATTATGGATTGTAATGCTGGTGATCATGGGTATCCTTTCGCAACAAACTTTAATCCAGAGATTAACTTAAGAGAAGTTTCTGCAAATGGAAGATATTGGGAAGATGGAAAATGGATAGAGACAAAACCTTTGGAAATAAGAGTTGATCATCATTATCCAGAAATAGGAGTAAAGCCATCTTATTTGCTATATCATGAAGAACTTGAATCATTGTCAAAAAATATTAAAGGATTAAAGAGAATTAGATTTTTTATGACATTTGGTGATTCTTATATTCAACATATGAATTGCCTTCAAAATGTTGGAATGCTTGGGATTGAACCAGTAGAACACAAAGGTCAACAAATTATTCCAATTGAATTTTTGAAAACTCTACTTCCAGATCCAGCTAGTCTTGGACCAAGAACAGTTGGAAAAACAAATATTGGTTGTATTATTGAAGGTATTAAAGATGGTAAGCCAAGAAAAGTTTATATTTATAATATTTGTGATCATCAAGAGTGCTATAAAGAAACAGGTGCTCAAGCTGTAAGTTATACAACTGGAGTTCCAGCTATGATTGGTTCAAAAATGTTGTATAAAGAGATATGGAAAGATAAAGGTGTATTTAATATAGAAGAGTTTGATGCACAAGCATTTATGGATGAACTTATGACTCAAGGATTACCTTGGAAAATATTAGAATTAGATGCTAAATAA
- a CDS encoding imelysin family protein produces the protein MKKLIIVALFAINLFANSSVFQSILGNVSINDTNNAINSAKALQKGISKENFKKFLKDWKSVETLYLAGELDYDYIDTPRFIDVFNNLKEDLNSQMQRVIDSSKNVQTSLYKNSFKTINALEYVISKKELNSRDKEIIKVILDSIISHLEDIKEVYEAYLTNPTKDEKEEIAILVNSLVASSYRLKEWRIGNPAGLSTKYKNDQKNNRAEYFLSQNSFEAIISILETQLKVVDKQEYKNLYSFSYEKSAKEEIDKVSNTIKQTLEEINKLNKDDFSNASRIFELASYIHDLYYITIIEKLALKPEILDADGD, from the coding sequence ATGAAAAAACTAATAATAGTTGCTTTATTTGCAATAAATTTATTTGCAAATAGTAGTGTATTTCAAAGTATTTTAGGAAATGTATCTATAAATGATACAAATAATGCAATAAATAGTGCAAAAGCTTTGCAAAAAGGTATAAGTAAAGAAAACTTTAAAAAGTTTTTAAAAGATTGGAAAAGTGTTGAAACACTTTATTTAGCTGGAGAGTTGGATTATGATTATATTGATACTCCAAGATTTATTGATGTTTTTAATAACTTAAAAGAGGATCTAAATTCACAAATGCAAAGAGTTATAGATTCTTCTAAAAATGTTCAAACATCTTTATATAAAAACTCATTTAAAACGATAAATGCTTTGGAATATGTAATTAGTAAAAAAGAGTTAAATAGTAGAGATAAAGAGATAATAAAAGTTATTTTGGACTCTATAATTTCACATTTAGAAGATATAAAAGAGGTTTATGAAGCTTATTTAACAAATCCTACAAAAGATGAAAAAGAAGAGATAGCAATTTTAGTAAATAGTTTAGTTGCTTCTTCATATAGATTAAAAGAGTGGAGAATAGGAAACCCAGCTGGATTATCTACTAAGTATAAGAATGATCAAAAAAATAATAGAGCTGAATATTTTCTAAGTCAAAACTCTTTTGAGGCGATAATCTCAATTTTAGAAACTCAATTAAAAGTTGTTGATAAACAAGAATATAAAAATCTTTATAGTTTTTCATATGAAAAAAGTGCAAAAGAAGAGATTGATAAAGTATCAAATACTATAAAACAGACTTTAGAAGAGATAAATAAATTAAATAAAGATGATTTTTCGAATGCTTCAAGAATATTTGAATTAGCATCATATATTCATGATTTATACTATATAACTATTATTGAAAAACTTGCTTTAAAACCTGAAATATTAGATGCTGATGGAGATTAG
- a CDS encoding sterol desaturase family protein codes for MEYIAFDFLINPNKRVYWLYSISSIFLAIIYFAYTKKSTKVIFSSKLWLHPSAKLDYIYFFIANIVNLLLLIPLILSAKSVALFINKALYSYFGYFETTIFTYFQITILYTASIFIFSDFTRYWLHRFLHTIPFLWEFHKVHHSAKVLTPITFYRVHPVENFLFGLRYAFSMGLVTGIFIYLFGAKINIQMILGVNIFVFITSIFGSNLRHSHVPFSYFSFIEKWFLSPKQHQIHHDKKHFNKNFGGYIAIWDRVFGTLTLSKDVKVLKFGLRKNQMNEYLSIKDLYFRPFKNLLKKGRYFEKFKTIFTKYNSSYNS; via the coding sequence TTGGAATATATAGCATTTGATTTTTTAATTAATCCAAATAAAAGAGTCTATTGGCTCTATTCGATTAGTTCAATATTTCTAGCAATAATTTATTTTGCTTATACAAAAAAAAGTACAAAAGTAATTTTTTCTTCAAAATTATGGCTACATCCTAGTGCAAAATTGGATTATATATACTTTTTTATTGCAAATATTGTAAATCTTCTGCTTTTAATTCCTCTTATTTTAAGTGCAAAAAGTGTTGCCCTTTTTATAAACAAGGCTCTTTATAGTTATTTTGGATATTTTGAAACTACTATTTTCACATATTTTCAAATAACTATTTTATATACAGCAAGTATATTTATTTTTAGTGATTTTACAAGATATTGGCTTCATAGATTTCTGCATACAATTCCTTTTTTGTGGGAGTTTCATAAAGTTCATCATAGTGCAAAAGTTTTAACACCAATAACTTTTTATAGAGTTCATCCTGTTGAAAATTTTCTTTTTGGGCTTAGATATGCTTTTAGTATGGGATTAGTTACAGGAATTTTTATATATTTATTTGGTGCAAAAATAAATATACAGATGATATTAGGAGTAAATATTTTTGTATTTATAACTTCAATATTTGGATCAAATTTAAGACATTCCCATGTTCCTTTTTCTTATTTTTCTTTTATAGAGAAATGGTTTTTGTCTCCAAAACAGCACCAAATACATCATGATAAAAAGCACTTTAATAAAAATTTTGGTGGATATATAGCTATTTGGGATAGAGTATTTGGAACATTAACTTTGTCAAAAGATGTAAAAGTATTAAAATTTGGACTTAGAAAAAATCAAATGAATGAGTATCTTAGTATAAAAGATTTATATTTCAGACCATTTAAAAATTTATTAAAAAAAGGAAGGTATTTTGAAAAATTTAAAACTATTTTTACTAAGTACAATAGTTCTTACAACTCTTAA
- the clpP gene encoding ATP-dependent Clp endopeptidase proteolytic subunit ClpP: MSYIPYVVEKTGRGERSYDIYSRLLKDRIIMLSGEINDAVASTVVAQLLFLEAEDPEKDIYLYINSPGGVVTSGMSIFDTMNYIKPDVCTICIGQAASMGAFLLSSGTKGKRYSLPNSRIMIHQPLGGARGQATDIQIQAKEIQRLKDTLNAILASQTGQKIETIEKDTDRDNFMSAEEACSYGLIDKVIEKHN; this comes from the coding sequence ATGAGTTATATACCATATGTAGTTGAAAAAACAGGTCGAGGAGAGAGAAGTTACGATATTTATTCAAGACTTCTTAAAGATAGAATTATCATGTTAAGTGGTGAGATAAATGATGCTGTTGCTTCAACAGTAGTAGCTCAACTTTTATTCTTAGAAGCAGAAGATCCTGAAAAAGATATATATTTATATATAAACTCTCCAGGAGGAGTTGTGACTTCAGGAATGTCGATTTTTGATACAATGAACTATATTAAACCTGATGTTTGTACAATTTGTATTGGACAAGCTGCCTCTATGGGAGCATTTTTATTAAGTAGTGGAACAAAAGGGAAAAGATACTCTTTACCAAATTCAAGAATCATGATTCACCAACCTTTAGGTGGAGCTAGAGGACAAGCTACTGATATTCAAATTCAAGCTAAAGAGATTCAAAGATTAAAAGATACATTAAATGCTATTCTTGCTTCTCAAACAGGTCAAAAGATTGAAACTATTGAAAAAGATACAGATAGAGATAATTTTATGAGTGCGGAAGAAGCTTGTTCTTATGGATTGATTGATAAGGTTATTGAAAAACATAATTAA
- the def gene encoding peptide deformylase → MIREIITYPNKLLRTKSEDVMKFDNELHTLLDDMYDTMIASSGVGLAAIQVAVPLNVLIINLVNEDDIQDKADLIEVINPVITHKDGVQINQEGCLSIPGYYENIKRAKHIVVEFYNRYGEKQIKEYEDFLAVAWQHEMEHLSGHVFIENLSFIKRQKFEKEWKSKQKAKRS, encoded by the coding sequence ATGATTAGAGAAATAATTACTTATCCAAATAAATTACTTAGAACAAAATCAGAAGATGTTATGAAGTTTGACAATGAACTTCATACTCTTTTAGATGATATGTACGATACTATGATAGCTTCATCAGGTGTTGGTTTAGCTGCTATTCAAGTTGCAGTTCCACTTAATGTTTTAATCATTAATCTTGTAAATGAAGATGATATACAAGACAAAGCAGATTTAATAGAGGTTATAAATCCAGTTATAACACATAAAGATGGTGTACAAATCAATCAAGAAGGTTGTTTAAGTATTCCAGGTTATTATGAAAATATAAAAAGAGCAAAACATATTGTTGTTGAGTTTTATAATAGATATGGTGAAAAACAGATTAAAGAGTATGAAGATTTTTTAGCTGTTGCTTGGCAACACGAAATGGAACACTTGAGTGGACATGTATTTATAGAAAACCTATCTTTTATAAAAAGACAGAAATTTGAAAAAGAGTGGAAATCAAAACAAAAAGCCAAAAGAAGTTAA
- the nspC gene encoding carboxynorspermidine decarboxylase, with translation MKKNYKIVKSFEELPSPAFVCEEELLERNLKLLKYVQDETGVNILLALKGFAMHSTFELCKKYLKGCCASGLHEAILAKKEFGLEVHTYSPGFKDEEIDEIISLSNHLVFNSINQINRFKDKAFGKVSMGLRINPEYSSVEVDLYNPCAPYSRMGTTKANFDESVLEVLEGLHFHALCEQNVDALKGALDKFEENFSQYLPKLKWVNFGGGHHITRADYDVEGLIKLLKEFKKRYPHLEVYMEPGEAIGWQTGYLVATVLDVFKNGMNLAILDTSAEAHMPDTLAMPYRAMIRNSGLANEKKYTYRLGGNTCLSGDIIGDYSFDKPLEVGDKIILEDMIHYTMVKTTTFNGIKLPSIVLKTKENFYKIIKNFGYNDYSSRLS, from the coding sequence ATGAAAAAAAATTATAAAATAGTTAAAAGTTTTGAGGAGTTACCAAGTCCAGCTTTTGTTTGTGAAGAGGAACTTTTAGAAAGAAACTTAAAGCTTTTAAAATATGTTCAAGATGAAACGGGAGTTAATATTCTTTTAGCATTAAAAGGTTTTGCTATGCATTCAACTTTTGAACTTTGTAAGAAATATTTAAAAGGTTGTTGTGCTTCAGGACTTCATGAAGCAATATTAGCAAAAAAAGAGTTTGGGCTAGAAGTTCATACATATAGCCCAGGTTTTAAAGATGAAGAGATAGATGAAATTATCTCTTTATCAAATCATCTTGTATTTAATTCAATAAATCAGATTAATAGATTTAAAGATAAAGCTTTTGGAAAAGTATCAATGGGATTAAGAATAAATCCTGAATATTCAAGTGTGGAAGTTGATTTATATAATCCTTGTGCACCATATTCAAGAATGGGGACAACAAAAGCAAATTTTGATGAAAGTGTCCTTGAAGTTTTAGAAGGATTACATTTTCATGCTCTTTGTGAACAAAATGTAGATGCTTTAAAAGGAGCATTAGATAAATTTGAAGAGAATTTTTCACAATATCTTCCAAAATTAAAATGGGTAAACTTTGGAGGAGGACATCATATTACAAGAGCTGATTATGATGTTGAAGGATTAATTAAATTATTAAAAGAGTTTAAAAAGAGATATCCACATTTAGAAGTATATATGGAACCAGGAGAAGCTATAGGATGGCAAACAGGTTATTTAGTTGCAACTGTTTTAGATGTTTTTAAAAATGGGATGAATTTAGCAATACTTGATACAAGTGCTGAAGCACATATGCCAGATACTTTGGCTATGCCTTATCGTGCAATGATTAGAAATAGTGGTCTTGCAAATGAAAAAAAATATACTTATAGATTAGGTGGAAATACTTGTTTATCTGGAGATATAATTGGTGATTACTCTTTTGATAAACCATTAGAAGTTGGAGATAAAATTATTTTAGAAGATATGATACATTATACAATGGTTAAAACAACTACTTTTAATGGAATAAAACTGCCTTCAATAGTTTTAAAAACTAAAGAAAATTTTTATAAAATCATAAAAAACTTTGGATATAATGATTATTCGTCAAGATTATCTTAA
- the ppk2 gene encoding polyphosphate kinase 2 — MTLSDFDITNHSGLYVSKEPHPTFGKKYIARFQYDKKRYVKVLGYEKRDNITLKDAKVLIESFRATIMKKIDTINLKQEEKKPIIKNINSSSSEELKKLKEENSFLKSILKDYKKLNHDILVDGIQKIYDLQDLKPYQIELIKLQDWLEKVNKRMIIIFEGRDASGKGGAIRRITRYMNNKHYRIVALGKPTETQKNQWFMQRYVEHFPTGGEIVLFDRSWYNRAMVEPVFGFCTAEEHEIFMEDIVNFEQDLVRQGMILIKLYFSVSKEEQKRRFDRRVNDPLRQWKFSEVDMQAQDLWDEFSEKKYEMLKRTSSRSAPWHIVRSDDKHLSRLEALKIILNSVDYDGRNFALNFEANENVNISVQKELLQMRKSKDY; from the coding sequence ATGACTTTGAGCGACTTTGATATAACAAATCATAGTGGACTATATGTTTCAAAAGAGCCACATCCAACTTTTGGAAAAAAATATATAGCAAGATTTCAATATGATAAAAAAAGATATGTCAAAGTTTTAGGATATGAAAAAAGAGATAATATTACTTTAAAAGATGCAAAAGTATTAATAGAAAGTTTTAGAGCTACTATTATGAAAAAAATTGATACTATAAACTTAAAACAAGAAGAGAAAAAACCTATAATAAAGAATATAAATAGTAGTTCTAGTGAAGAATTAAAAAAATTAAAAGAAGAAAATAGTTTTTTAAAATCTATTTTAAAAGATTATAAAAAATTAAATCATGATATTTTAGTTGATGGTATTCAAAAAATATATGATCTTCAAGATTTAAAACCTTATCAAATAGAGTTAATAAAACTTCAAGATTGGCTTGAAAAAGTAAATAAAAGAATGATTATTATATTTGAAGGAAGAGATGCTTCAGGAAAAGGTGGGGCAATAAGAAGAATTACTAGATATATGAATAATAAGCATTATAGAATAGTAGCTCTTGGAAAACCAACAGAAACACAAAAAAATCAATGGTTTATGCAAAGATATGTAGAACATTTCCCAACAGGTGGAGAGATAGTTTTATTTGATAGATCTTGGTATAACAGAGCAATGGTTGAGCCAGTTTTTGGTTTTTGTACAGCTGAAGAACATGAAATATTTATGGAAGATATTGTAAATTTTGAACAAGATTTAGTAAGACAAGGAATGATATTAATCAAATTATATTTTTCTGTTTCTAAAGAGGAACAAAAAAGAAGATTTGATAGAAGAGTAAACGATCCTTTAAGACAGTGGAAGTTTTCTGAAGTTGATATGCAAGCTCAAGATCTATGGGATGAATTTTCAGAAAAGAAATATGAGATGCTAAAAAGAACTAGCTCAAGAAGTGCTCCTTGGCATATTGTAAGAAGTGATGATAAACATCTATCAAGACTAGAAGCTTTAAAAATTATTTTAAATTCTGTTGATTATGATGGAAGAAATTTTGCTTTGAATTTCGAGGCAAATGAAAATGTAAATATCTCTGTACAAAAAGAACTACTGCAAATGAGAAAGTCAAAAGATTATTAA
- a CDS encoding cytochrome-c peroxidase, which translates to MKNLKLFLLSTIVLTTLNANNISQEDIGRALFFDQNLSKNRTQSCATCHNPQFGFIDDRDNGISKMASLGDDLKSLGDRQAPTATYAKFSPEFHFDSKKGFYVGGQFWDGRASTLEEQAGGPPLNPVEMGMKDEKKVIARIKENSFYVDNFKRIFGDDIFTNDKKAYDAMTKLIASFERTDEFSPFDSKYDRYLKGEYDLTPLEDLGMSIFFSNNNNSCATCHVLKGEDREGETFSNYEFHNIGVPINHKLRAKNGEKEKDLGLLANPNINDEKQIGKYKTPTLRNVAITGPYMHNGVFQDLRTVVLFYDKYNNKNNTINPETNLPWDEAEHKDTIALKELKANAQNDRKIDALVAFMKLLTDKKYEHLIKD; encoded by the coding sequence TTGAAAAATTTAAAACTATTTTTACTAAGTACAATAGTTCTTACAACTCTTAATGCAAATAATATTTCGCAAGAAGATATAGGAAGAGCACTTTTTTTTGATCAAAATCTATCAAAAAATAGAACTCAAAGTTGTGCAACATGTCATAATCCACAGTTTGGATTTATTGATGATAGAGATAATGGAATCTCTAAAATGGCATCTTTGGGAGATGATTTAAAATCTTTAGGAGATAGACAAGCTCCAACAGCTACTTATGCAAAATTTTCTCCAGAATTTCATTTTGACTCTAAAAAAGGATTTTATGTAGGAGGTCAATTCTGGGATGGAAGAGCATCTACTTTGGAAGAACAAGCAGGAGGACCACCACTAAATCCAGTAGAAATGGGAATGAAAGATGAAAAAAAAGTTATAGCTAGAATAAAAGAGAATAGTTTTTATGTAGATAATTTTAAAAGAATTTTTGGAGATGATATTTTTACTAATGATAAAAAAGCTTATGATGCAATGACAAAACTTATTGCTAGTTTTGAAAGGACAGATGAGTTTTCTCCTTTTGATTCAAAATATGATAGATATTTAAAAGGAGAGTATGATTTAACTCCTTTAGAAGATTTAGGAATGTCAATATTCTTTTCAAACAATAATAATTCATGTGCAACATGTCATGTTTTAAAAGGTGAAGATAGAGAAGGAGAAACTTTTTCAAATTATGAGTTTCATAATATAGGGGTTCCTATAAATCATAAATTAAGAGCAAAAAATGGTGAAAAAGAGAAAGATTTAGGTCTTTTGGCAAATCCAAATATAAATGATGAAAAACAAATTGGAAAATACAAAACACCAACTCTTAGAAATGTTGCAATTACAGGACCATATATGCATAATGGAGTATTCCAAGATTTAAGAACAGTTGTTTTGTTTTATGATAAATATAACAATAAAAATAATACTATAAATCCTGAAACAAATCTTCCTTGGGATGAAGCTGAACATAAGGATACAATAGCATTAAAAGAGTTGAAGGCAAATGCTCAAAATGATAGAAAAATTGATGCACTTGTTGCTTTTATGAAATTATTAACAGATAAAAAGTATGAACATTTGATAAAAGATTGA
- the ppk2 gene encoding polyphosphate kinase 2: MGHDRSLIKHTFEEDIVIDTEEDIEHGKNKNRIRKDLKEKVEDGETKVQVWVKKDTLDYQKKLTKLQIELLKLQSFVKEKGLKVLIIFEGRDAAGKGGTIKRVTEHLNPRGARVVALEKPNDQERTQWYFQRYANHLPSAGEIVLFDRSWYNRAGVEPVMGFCTKEEHLQFLKDVPLFEKMLVESGITLFKFYFSVSKKEQEKRFKKREKDPLKQYKLSPIDKEAQNVWDKYTVAKYSMLMASHSPVSPWTIVKSDNKKRARINCIRHILNTINYDEKTKEDIFKIDRDIIINGAVEIENMEQSHEVSRVDR, translated from the coding sequence ATGGGGCATGATAGAAGTCTAATAAAACATACTTTTGAAGAGGATATTGTAATAGATACTGAAGAAGATATTGAACATGGTAAGAATAAAAATAGAATAAGAAAAGATCTTAAAGAAAAAGTTGAAGATGGTGAGACTAAAGTTCAAGTTTGGGTTAAAAAAGATACATTAGACTATCAAAAAAAACTTACTAAATTGCAAATTGAATTATTAAAACTTCAGAGTTTTGTAAAAGAAAAAGGACTTAAAGTACTAATTATTTTTGAAGGAAGAGATGCTGCTGGAAAAGGTGGAACTATAAAAAGAGTTACAGAACACCTAAATCCAAGGGGAGCTAGAGTTGTTGCTCTTGAAAAGCCAAATGATCAGGAGAGAACTCAATGGTATTTCCAAAGATATGCAAATCATCTTCCAAGTGCAGGAGAGATAGTTTTATTTGACAGATCTTGGTATAACAGAGCAGGTGTTGAACCAGTTATGGGGTTTTGTACAAAAGAAGAGCATTTGCAATTTTTAAAAGATGTACCACTTTTTGAAAAAATGCTTGTAGAATCTGGAATAACTTTGTTTAAATTTTATTTTTCAGTTTCAAAGAAAGAGCAAGAAAAGAGATTTAAAAAAAGAGAAAAAGATCCTTTAAAACAGTATAAGCTATCTCCAATAGATAAAGAAGCACAAAATGTTTGGGATAAATATACAGTAGCAAAATACTCTATGCTTATGGCTTCTCATTCACCAGTTTCTCCATGGACTATTGTAAAAAGTGATAATAAAAAAAGGGCTAGAATAAATTGTATAAGACATATTTTAAATACTATTAATTATGATGAAAAAACAAAAGAAGATATTTTCAAAATAGATAGAGATATTATTATAAATGGAGCAGTTGAAATTGAAAATATGGAACAAAGTCATGAAGTATCGAGGGTAGATAGATGA